A segment of the Balaenoptera musculus isolate JJ_BM4_2016_0621 chromosome 9, mBalMus1.pri.v3, whole genome shotgun sequence genome:
CCAAGTGCTGAGGGCAGGGAAGCAGGTTCAAAGACCTCATGGTGAGAGGGAGCCTGGACGATCTGAGGGACTAAAAGAAGGTCTCTGACACTAAAGTAGAGAAAGCAAAGCAGGTGAGAGTCCAGAGCAAGGCAAGTCTAGAAAGATGGTTGGGAAACAGACAGGTTCTATAATGGATTTTCACTTTGTTCTTTCCAGCGCCAGGAAGCTGATAACAGAGTTTTAAGTATAGCAGCAACATGATAGGATTTAGGCTCTGAAAAAGATTACTGTGACTACATTGTGTGTAACCGAACCAAGTGAAAGGAGATTGGCAGCAGTGACTTAGTGGTAGTTTGGACTCAGATGCATCATTGGAGGTGAGAATTGAGGAATATTTAGGAATAACCACAGGACTTGAAATCAAGTTGAATTGCAGTGGTGTAAGTTGAGatgtatttaatattatatttattctttgaatCAACAGTTCGAATCATGTCCCAGGGTAAATAGTGATATTTTCCTCATCAAGACGTTATGACAGATGAATTACActttttccccccttgatgtaATGACTATTTTCctccaaggcttttttttttcccgcttttattgaggtataattgacaaatgaaattatatatcatggtgatttgatattGTGAAAAGGTTTCTctcatctagttaattaacacatccatagTTGTTAACACTGTCCTGTGtaatgaaatttgctaagagaacttaaatattctcaccaccaccccacaaATTACACTTGTCTCAACATTGACACTATGACCAAGCACTGACGCTATTGACCACTGTCTGCCTTTGATCCCTTTTGTATTTTCCAGTTAATACTatgactatttcattttttatgtatcAGTGAGAAAAATTAGCATGTTTACTTGAAATATGTAACAGAATGACAAAGCTAATGCCTATAACTGCTGTGCCTTTGAAGTTTATCCCAGTCTTATTCATAATGTTAATTGGAGAATTCTCCCATTAACCAAAGGCAGTCCACATGCTGTGCACTTTGAAAGGGCAAATCTGTGAAAGAATTGTACTTCATTAAGGAAATCTCGTTCAGCGctgatattaataaaaatagtctCCACTTGAAAGCAGGGTGACAAATACATGGCCCACAGGCTCATGTGCCACCCCTCCATCCTCCCATTTCCATGCCTGGGATGCTAATTGATAAAGGTTTGATTTCCTACTGAGGCTGTTGAGAATCTTCCTCAACCCAACTCTGTGGGCAGCCAGTTGATCAGAGCTGGCATGAGAGTTGGAACTCATTTGTCATCCCCATTTTTACGCTAAATCCTCTGTTTTACGTAAATCCTCTGTTCCCCCAAAAATAATTAGTCTAAGGGcatatttatttaggttttcctcCCACCACAGATAAGGTTTTCCAGTTTTCGTCAGCGAGATCTGCTGTTCCTCGTCTTAGCTCACCTGAGCTCACAGGCAATTGTGGATGTTTGCAGTCAACTGGCAGTCCTGCCTCAAGCACCGGCGTCTCTTACCCTCTGCCGCAGAAATTTCTGTGGCACTACAGGTGCTTCCTCAGCCTTAAGCAGGGACAACCCACAAAAGTGGGAAAGTTAACACTGGGAAAGCAATACTCAGTGAGGAGCAATCCATTTCCCCAGTGGGAGAGGAGAGTCAGAACATAAAGGCCCTGACCTCGCCATTCCACAGTAGGAAAGTTCTGAGGTGTGCTCCCCGTGGCTTCTCAGAAGATCCACATGGGAAGTCCCAGGCACTCACAGTGATTATCCGCTCATTAGTATTTCACTTCCCTGCTTCACTTCCctcattcttcatttctgcttcCTACGGTCACCCGAGTCCTCCTGCCAGGGTCTGCTTTTGGAAAAACCTGAACTAAAATGGCATCTTTTGCCTTCATGTTATGTAAAACATTGATTCACAAACTGCAGTCGATGAAGTCCCTCCTGATGATCCACCGACTGAGATGTGGGCTCTGACCCTCCCCAGCAGACCCCGTAAAACCATCAGTCCTTCCTCTATGCAAAGTCCCACAGGAGAACCTGGAGGATAAGAATGGCATGGGAGAGGTGTGGGTTAGCTGAGAGGCTCGGACCTGATTCCGGGTCCGGCCCAGCACCTCGAGAGGGGAGCCCAGCCCCCATGGCAGCCGCAGGTGTATCctgaggacttcctggaggaggcgacGCGGCTGGAGTCGGAGGCAGCGAGCTTAGCCTGATGGCCGGGATCCTGCACCACCTCAGAGACCAGGCCATGGAAGCTGTGTTCCTGCCCGTCCTGTGGAAGGGGTTGCTGGCCTTTGAGGACGTGGCTGTGTACTTCACCAGGGAAGAGTGGGACGCACTACACTGGCCTCAGAAGGCCCTCTACAGAGACGTGATGCTGGACAACTACAGAAACGTGCTCTCCTTGGGCTATATTTCTGAGAGTGAAATTACCACGTCCCAGAGTGTGAATATTGATCAGGCTTTCAGTAAAGATTGTGCCAGGTCCCCTCCGCACCAGCCCTCTCCATTACTGTCCTGATCTCTGCCTGTCACCGTCCCCCCACCGCGCAGACCCCACGGGGTAAAATGAGCTCCGAGGCACCTCCTGCTGCTCACTAACCAGCACATCCCATTTACTTCCCCACGAGTAGGATTTCAGTTTCCCAAACCTGAGGTGATCTGTCAGCTGGAGCAGTGGGAAGAGCCGTGGATCCTGGATCTACCGCGAGCTGGGACTAGGAAGGCTTCCGGTAGTGCTTGCCCAGGTCCTGAAGCCAGATTCAAGATGAAAGAGCTGACTCCAAAGCAGAACATTTCTGAAGATTTAGAGTCATGTAAGATGTCACTGGTAAAGCAGAAAATGGCCAGGAAACCCTTAGAAAAGTTACTTGAATGTAACGAATTTGTGGACATTTACCGACTTTCACTCCCTACTATTGGTGATGAATGCTGTAAGGACTTCCTTCAAAACCTTAACCTTCTTCAAGATCGGAAAGCTCAGGCAAGGACGAAGCAGGGCAAATATGATGAGTATGGAAAACCCTTCCATCAGAGATCACTGCTTTTGAGGCATAAGCGAATTCTTACAAATGCAAAATCTTATGAATGCAGCGAATGTGGAAGAGCCTTCCAGCGTCAGGCAAATTTTGTTCGACATCAAAGAATTCACAGTTCAGAGGATCCCTTTGAGTGCGACATATGTGGGCAGGCCTTCAAACAGAAGTCTGCTCTGATTGTCCACAAACAGTGTCACTCACAAAAAAAGCCATATAAATGTCATGACTGTGGAAAGTGTTTCCGTCAGATGGCATATCTTGTTGAACATAGGAGGATCCATACCAAAGAAAAACCCTATAAATGTAGCGAATGTGAAAGAACATTTAGTCAGAATTCAACCCTTATTCGACATCAGTTAATCCACAGTGGAGAGAAACCCCATAAATGCattgaatgtggaaaagcctttggCCGGCATTCAACCCTTATGAGCCATCGACAAATTCACAATAAACAGAACACTCATAAATGCAGTGAATGTGGTGAATCCTTTGGTCGGAATGTAGATCTCATTCAGCATCAAAGAATCCATACCAAGGAGGAATTCTTTGAATGTAGAGAATGTGGGAAAACTTTTAGTTTTAAGGCAAATCTTCATCGACATGAGGTCATTCGTACTGGAGAGAGACCCTACAGATGTGACAAATGTGGAAAATCTTTCAGTTGGCGCACAAGCTTTATTAAGCATCAGGGTACTCACAGAGAGCAGATACCTATGTGATAGTAACCAGAAAAGCTACCATTTAAAGACCAGAACTTAACCACTCTTGCAAGTATGTGTAACTCAattgttttatgaaaattaataaacaggaactgaaatggtaaaaaaaaaaaaaaaaaaaaaaaagaatggcatgggagggggagagaaagaaacaagctCAACTGCGCAATGAATTCCCAccacaaagcaaacaaaatttttatctgttttgtgaTGGACTGAAAAATACATTCCAAGGGCAATCCTATTTGTACTATCCACCTGCAGTGCTTAAGTGATGCTAATCAGGGAAAACAGAACCTTAAATGAAGATCAAGCCTTAGCTGGTTAAGTTAGTTGAAATAGGAGATAAACATCAGTTCTGCCTATATTTCAGACcttagtttataaataacaatatataaataaataacataaatagattatatataatgttatatttgtCTATATAACATAtagacaaatagaaataaaactgttctttATAAGAAGTTCTATTTAAGATGACATCAGGCCAAGGAATCTTCTGTATGCTTTCTCCAGATTACTCAGTAAAGTGCCACGGatacatagaaaagaaaatgtcagggATTCACAGATTCTAGCATTTATAAGACTGCTCAGGTACTGCCTAGTTGTGCTTAAACCTCTTCCCTGATGAATAGTCACTCTCATTTCCCAACTACTCTCTTTCAACCAGTTCTGAAGTCTCAAATCCCAGAGCACAGCATAGCAGAAAGTAGAGAGGCAAGGGTGATGAACACTTGCCTCTTGGGGCAGTGGTGCAATTACATTAATTACCAAAGATGGAGGCAGAACTATATGAAGCCTTCGGGGTAGTATATAGAGACCATCTCAAAACTTTTTACAACACAAATGTTTCTCGTCaaaccaagcaaacaaaattAGGAACTTGTGTCAGAGAGAAGGCTCCCCACGGTCCAGCAAAGCTAAGTGACACCCTTGCCAGTGGAAGTCTGGCTACAAGCTGTGCACATGTGTTTACTGTTGTATGAAATTCAAAATGGGCATTATTTCACACAATTGAGTGAGCAGCAGTGGAGGCCATGAGCCTGAATCTGgaaaaattttccctttaaaaaaacaaaagcaaaaatgtaaaGCCCAGCATGGAACATACAACAAAAAGCTAAGCATGGAAGAAGGGGATAATTATAATTAGCCTTGAAGATCAGGAAGAGGATCATGACACTGAAATAGATTTACTGCAGACaacagaagaaactgagaaaacatgCTTGGAATCCTCAGATGTTAGAAGATGTAacatttgaaaaaacagaaacGGGCAGAGCAGGCTGAAATGCAAAAACCAAGCAAAGTGATGCTTGACAAGTAAAAAGGCTGTAATAAACACATCTGGGGGCTTGAAATTACCTCATAAAATTAAGATGTTCATTAGAATCAGTAACAGGTAGAACTGATACTGCGGGAAATTAATGGTGTAGAGACCCACTTGAGGAGTTTCACAGTTACAGAGCAGCAGGTCTCCAGCTTTATTCCATCTCAACAGCAATCACATGCACAACACTCCTCTACCACTATTAATGTTCTTGATATAGAGTCTCAAACATGAGGCCAAGCAAGGTGCAGCGGAGGGCAGGACCGAGTAaccagaggaggaggaaaggaaatgaagtgTGAACCAGGAGCTTTGATTATAACCCcttggaagagagagggaggcatAGCAtacttttgataaatattgttGGACAAataagagaacaaagaaagagaaacttaaaaaagggaaaagtcaagatcaaatctacaaataatagaATATTCTTTGAGCAGTACTTCTCAAATGTGCGTGTGAATCATCTGTGGGGGGGGGCGTCTCATTAAATTACAGAtttgattcagttggtctggaGTCTGAGGTTCTGGATTCCTATCAAGTTCCCAAGCGAAGCTGATGCCACAAGTCCTCACACCCCCGTCCTGAGTAGAAAGACTTCAGAGAAAGCCTGAAGCGGGTGCCGTCACTATATTCCAGGAAATACTTCACTAAAACAAATTCACACTCAGGCACATTATAGAAATTTATAAGGCAtttaaaaggatgaagaaaatagTTCACAATtattcagggaagaaaaaggtTCTTGCAAATCAACAAAAATCGAGTGGATCCAGGCTTGTCCTCAACATTACAAAATGTCAGAGGACAATAGAAAAATCCCACAAtctttgaaagaaagaagtggTGATCTAAGAATTGATTAATGAAACTAGAATTCATATGCAAGTGCTTAGAAAAGATACCATGTATTtaggttttctattgctgctataataaattacTACAACTTTCATGGCTTAAAACGACACAGACTTACTATC
Coding sequences within it:
- the LOC118900680 gene encoding zinc finger protein 789-like, encoding MAGILHHLRDQAMEAVFLPVLWKGLLAFEDVAVYFTREEWDALHWPQKALYRDVMLDNYRNVLSLGFQFPKPEVICQLEQWEEPWILDLPRAGTRKASGSACPGPEARFKMKELTPKQNISEDLESCKMSLVKQKMARKPLEKLLECNEFVDIYRLSLPTIGDECCKDFLQNLNLLQDRKAQARTKQGKYDEYGKPFHQRSLLLRHKRILTNAKSYECSECGRAFQRQANFVRHQRIHSSEDPFECDICGQAFKQKSALIVHKQCHSQKKPYKCHDCGKCFRQMAYLVEHRRIHTKEKPYKCSECERTFSQNSTLIRHQLIHSGEKPHKCIECGKAFGRHSTLMSHRQIHNKQNTHKCSECGESFGRNVDLIQHQRIHTKEEFFECRECGKTFSFKANLHRHEVIRTGERPYRCDKCGKSFSWRTSFIKHQGTHREQIPM